A window of Candidatus Methylomirabilota bacterium contains these coding sequences:
- a CDS encoding type II toxin-antitoxin system HicA family toxin produces MKRRDLEKKLRDLGWQRARHGARHDVWARGERELVVPRHVEINEYTAKAILRDAHGGY; encoded by the coding sequence ATGAAGCGTCGTGACCTTGAGAAGAAGCTCCGCGATCTCGGTTGGCAGCGGGCTCGCCACGGCGCCAGGCACGATGTGTGGGCTCGAGGTGAGCGGGAACTCGTTGTCCCACGGCACGTTGAGATCAATGAGTATACCGCGAAGGCCATCCTACGTGATGCCCATGGAGGTTACTGA
- a CDS encoding type II toxin-antitoxin system RelE/ParE family toxin: MAAKIEYKASVARDLRKLGHAAAVRVLLKVERMLASAGHQGEALSGEFAGLYKLRIGDYRVIYARTEKGFLVLRIGHREDVYRKGRPEVN; this comes from the coding sequence TTGGCCGCAAAAATTGAGTACAAGGCTTCTGTCGCGCGGGATCTGCGGAAGCTCGGTCACGCCGCAGCGGTGCGAGTTCTGCTGAAAGTCGAGCGGATGCTGGCCTCAGCGGGCCACCAGGGGGAAGCCCTCTCCGGAGAATTCGCGGGACTGTACAAACTCCGCATAGGAGATTATCGCGTCATCTACGCCCGAACGGAGAAAGGATTCCTCGTGCTCCGGATCGGTCACCGCGAAGATGTCTACAGAAAAGGGCGTCCTGAGGTCAACTAA
- a CDS encoding ribbon-helix-helix protein, CopG family produces MPVSISLRLPDATAKALDELASATERSRTYLIRKALEAYMAEYADYQVALDRLRDKDDPVISSAELRKRLGRKN; encoded by the coding sequence ATGCCGGTGTCTATCTCACTACGACTTCCTGACGCCACGGCGAAGGCGCTCGACGAGTTGGCGAGCGCTACCGAGCGGTCGAGGACCTACCTGATTCGGAAGGCGCTGGAAGCCTACATGGCGGAGTACGCTGACTACCAGGTGGCGTTGGATCGATTGAGGGACAAGGACGACCCTGTCATCTCCTCGGCTGAGCTACGGAAGCGTCTTGGCCGCAAAAATTGA